A window of the Methanomassiliicoccales archaeon genome harbors these coding sequences:
- a CDS encoding glycosyltransferase: MSAGIRNDCPLVSIIIPTLNEAAAIPICLASVREQKYEAIELIVVDSGSTDGTREEAIKTGANLLDYQGKPLGARYYGLQHSQGDLILLLDADQVLFPDTVARAANAMVDVDMLVLQEHSYHPKGYLQRCIARQREALQKEGGLGIPPHCYPRVYRRALLQSAFAAFPPEVLGSVFTYDDRILYAQALAHSQKVGILARGVMHIEEDSWLDMMRHAYRQGKCASGIDNLALGDLARAPESSFTLFQRAVKNGYLPYALLKELSFRLGRKFG, from the coding sequence GTGTCAGCGGGGATACGGAATGATTGTCCTCTGGTCTCCATCATCATACCCACTCTCAATGAGGCCGCGGCGATACCCATTTGCCTCGCTTCCGTTAGGGAGCAGAAATACGAAGCCATAGAGCTAATAGTGGTTGATTCGGGCTCCACGGACGGGACCCGAGAGGAGGCAATCAAGACAGGGGCCAATCTGCTTGATTACCAAGGCAAGCCTCTGGGGGCCAGGTATTATGGGCTGCAGCATAGCCAGGGGGATTTGATACTGCTGCTGGATGCTGATCAGGTCCTCTTTCCCGATACGGTGGCGAGGGCTGCTAATGCTATGGTCGATGTCGATATGCTGGTCTTGCAGGAGCACTCCTATCATCCTAAAGGTTACCTGCAAAGATGTATTGCAAGGCAGAGGGAAGCCCTGCAAAAGGAAGGCGGGCTGGGCATACCCCCACATTGTTATCCCAGGGTCTATAGGCGTGCGCTTTTGCAATCGGCCTTTGCCGCTTTTCCGCCCGAGGTCTTAGGAAGTGTGTTCACATACGATGATCGTATCTTATATGCCCAAGCATTGGCACACTCGCAGAAGGTTGGTATTCTTGCCCGAGGTGTGATGCACATCGAAGAGGATAGCTGGTTGGATATGATGCGGCATGCTTATCGACAAGGAAAGTGCGCTAGTGGCATAGATAATTTGGCACTCGGCGACCTGGCTCGTGCACCAGAGTCAAGCTTTACATTATTCCAAAGGGCGGTAAAGAACGGCTATCTTCCCTACGCTTTATTGAAAGAGCTATCATTTCGCCTGGGTAGGAAATTCGGCTGA
- a CDS encoding oligosaccharide flippase family protein — translation MIGRKSFLVFSTLILTFTLQLVGMLLLTQLFPPDVYGSITFALSFVATFDCLANLGFNSAHIKRISEGRDIADCVSTFTTVKLGLTFSMAVIVLVSMLIWTELLGHYLSPVSRALIEVFLVYQVMYDIVSIAILTFNARTEMSKAYLVNLLDPLARIPIIAILAWAGGDIYQVSLAYVVGSSLVLLVGLRLLARERIPWKRPTLFRSYLAFALPMAPIAVLETLSNNIDKLLIGAIGDTTGVAYYAAAKYLLCGLGAVGLALSLNAFPAFSSACHRGNLREVKRMAREAERLISILITPLVIVLVLFPTEVCIFVFGPKFSSSGEPLRYLSVATLLVVLNQVYLSQILGMNRPRISARITFLDFIVFLGLMLYLIPPHLFGIPTADMSFSGAALAAAITSLITTFVTRFVVWRLIDTRPNPRMLLHAAAAIFTSVSLAIFSTFIQVHEIYDVVLYGILAYSIFELILLITRELSRKDVWYILSILNLAEMWKYVRRELRGK, via the coding sequence ATGATAGGACGAAAATCATTCCTTGTATTCTCTACTTTAATTCTCACCTTCACCTTACAGCTGGTGGGCATGCTTCTTCTTACCCAGCTCTTCCCCCCTGATGTTTATGGGAGCATCACCTTCGCACTCTCTTTCGTGGCCACTTTCGACTGCCTCGCTAATTTGGGCTTCAATAGCGCGCACATTAAGCGAATCTCCGAAGGTAGGGATATCGCAGATTGCGTCTCTACTTTTACCACTGTCAAATTGGGGCTTACATTCTCGATGGCCGTGATTGTGCTTGTCTCTATGCTGATTTGGACAGAACTCCTAGGTCATTACTTAAGTCCAGTGTCGAGGGCGCTGATCGAGGTCTTCCTTGTTTATCAAGTGATGTATGACATCGTCAGCATCGCTATACTTACCTTTAATGCCAGGACGGAGATGTCCAAAGCCTATCTGGTGAATCTCTTGGACCCGCTCGCCAGGATACCAATAATCGCCATCCTGGCTTGGGCGGGAGGAGATATTTATCAGGTTTCTTTGGCCTATGTAGTAGGCAGCAGTCTTGTCCTTCTAGTCGGACTGCGTCTCTTGGCCCGGGAACGCATACCTTGGAAAAGACCTACCCTCTTTCGTTCTTATCTAGCATTCGCATTGCCCATGGCTCCCATCGCCGTGCTGGAAACACTATCCAATAATATCGACAAGCTATTGATCGGTGCTATCGGCGACACCACCGGCGTAGCCTATTACGCCGCGGCAAAATATCTCTTGTGCGGCTTAGGAGCTGTAGGTTTGGCTCTTTCCCTCAATGCCTTCCCTGCCTTTTCCAGTGCATGTCATCGAGGGAATCTCCGGGAGGTAAAACGCATGGCAAGGGAGGCAGAGCGCCTGATCTCCATCTTGATTACGCCGCTGGTGATTGTTCTAGTTCTCTTTCCTACTGAGGTCTGCATCTTCGTTTTCGGTCCTAAATTCTCCTCTTCCGGAGAGCCGCTGAGATACCTTTCCGTGGCCACCTTGCTGGTGGTGCTAAATCAAGTATACCTTTCACAAATTTTAGGCATGAATCGCCCTCGGATCTCAGCAAGGATAACCTTCTTGGATTTCATTGTATTCCTCGGGCTCATGCTTTACCTCATACCCCCGCACCTTTTCGGGATCCCTACCGCTGACATGTCTTTCTCAGGCGCGGCATTGGCCGCGGCAATAACATCCCTAATCACCACCTTTGTGACCAGATTTGTGGTATGGAGACTCATTGACACTCGACCCAACCCGCGAATGCTATTGCACGCCGCCGCGGCGATTTTTACTTCTGTCTCATTGGCAATTTTCTCCACCTTTATCCAGGTGCATGAGATCTACGATGTAGTGCTATACGGCATTTTGGCCTATTCTATCTTCGAACTCATTCTGTTGATTACGAGAGAGCTATCACGAAAGGACGTCTGGTATATCCTCAGTATCCTCAATCTGGCTGAGATGTGGAAATATGTGAGACGAGAGCTGCGAGGTAAGTGA